The Phyllopteryx taeniolatus isolate TA_2022b chromosome 7, UOR_Ptae_1.2, whole genome shotgun sequence genome has a segment encoding these proteins:
- the zgc:172121 gene encoding uncharacterized protein zgc:172121 isoform X2: MDDEEALLLDGGLATELEAKGAHFQGDPLWSARLLHTNPQAITAAHQSFLLSGADVITSATYQATVQGFIQHLGVGSDASRELLASGFRLAQESATTFGSRQPAARPVVVAASVGPYGAFLHDGSEYSGAYADKMSIEELKAWHRPQLECLAASGADVFALETIPSVKEAGALAELLREFPNCDAWISFSCKDGTRLSDGTPFQDAVRAAGRSSQVLAVGINCCPPEWVEPLLKSVVALRSPDRRWVVYPNSGEEWDTRRGWQTSGKTSATMPALSDTWIKQGAALIGGCCRVAPHQIGELRRHLQGRRPTEEA, encoded by the exons ATGGACGATGAGGAAGCTCTGCTCTTGGACGGCGGATTAGCAACCGAATTGGAGGCTAAAGGTGCACATTTCCAG GGAGATCCACTGTGGAGCGCCAGGCTGTTGCACACCAACCCCCAAGCTATCACAGCTGCTCATCAGAG CTTCCTTCTGAGTGGTGCTGACGTCATCACCAGCGCCACCTACCAGGCCACCGTCCAAGGCTTCATCCAACACTTGGGCGTCGGTTCGGACGCCAGCAGGGAATTGCTGGCGTCCGGGTTTCGTCTGGCCCAAGAGTCTGCGACGACGTTCGGTTCTCGTCAGCCGGCGGCCCGTCCTGTGGTGGTGGCGGCGTCCGTGGGGCCCTACGGAGCCTTTCTGCATGACGGCTCAGAGTACAGTGGCGCGTATGCTGACAAAATGAGCATAGAG GAGTTGAAAGCTTGGCATCGGCCTCAGCTGGAGTGTTTGGCAGCGTCAGGAGCGGACGTCTTCGCCTTGGAGACCATCCCGAGCGTCAAGGAGGCAGGAGCATTGGCAGAGCTGCTCCGGGAATTCCCAAACTGCGACGCCTGGATCTCCTTCTCTTGCAAG GACGGGACGCGTTTGTCGGACGGCACGCCGTTCCAAGACGCCGTCCGTGCGGCGGGCAGGTCCTCGCAGGTCCTGGCAGTGGGCATCAACTGTTGTCCTCCAGAGTGGGTGGAGCCTCTGCTGAAGTCGGTCGTGGCCCTGAGGAGCCCTGATAGGAGATGGGTGGTGTACCCCAACAGCGGAGAGGAGTGGGACACCCGACGGGG GTGGCAAACATCAGGGAAAACGTCAGCGACGATGCCAGCTCTAAGTGACACGTGGATCAAGCAAGGGGCGGCTTTAATCG GGGGTTGCTGCCGCGTTGCTCCACATCAAATCGGCGAGCTGAGACGCCACTTACAAGGACGTCGCCCAACGGAGGAAGCGTGA
- the zgc:172121 gene encoding homocysteine S-methyltransferase isoform X1 — MSLRARLRNVMDDEEALLLDGGLATELEAKGAHFQGDPLWSARLLHTNPQAITAAHQSFLLSGADVITSATYQATVQGFIQHLGVGSDASRELLASGFRLAQESATTFGSRQPAARPVVVAASVGPYGAFLHDGSEYSGAYADKMSIEELKAWHRPQLECLAASGADVFALETIPSVKEAGALAELLREFPNCDAWISFSCKDGTRLSDGTPFQDAVRAAGRSSQVLAVGINCCPPEWVEPLLKSVVALRSPDRRWVVYPNSGEEWDTRRGWQTSGKTSATMPALSDTWIKQGAALIGGCCRVAPHQIGELRRHLQGRRPTEEA; from the exons ATGAGTTTACGCGCTCGACTGAGAAATGTCATGGACGATGAGGAAGCTCTGCTCTTGGACGGCGGATTAGCAACCGAATTGGAGGCTAAAGGTGCACATTTCCAG GGAGATCCACTGTGGAGCGCCAGGCTGTTGCACACCAACCCCCAAGCTATCACAGCTGCTCATCAGAG CTTCCTTCTGAGTGGTGCTGACGTCATCACCAGCGCCACCTACCAGGCCACCGTCCAAGGCTTCATCCAACACTTGGGCGTCGGTTCGGACGCCAGCAGGGAATTGCTGGCGTCCGGGTTTCGTCTGGCCCAAGAGTCTGCGACGACGTTCGGTTCTCGTCAGCCGGCGGCCCGTCCTGTGGTGGTGGCGGCGTCCGTGGGGCCCTACGGAGCCTTTCTGCATGACGGCTCAGAGTACAGTGGCGCGTATGCTGACAAAATGAGCATAGAG GAGTTGAAAGCTTGGCATCGGCCTCAGCTGGAGTGTTTGGCAGCGTCAGGAGCGGACGTCTTCGCCTTGGAGACCATCCCGAGCGTCAAGGAGGCAGGAGCATTGGCAGAGCTGCTCCGGGAATTCCCAAACTGCGACGCCTGGATCTCCTTCTCTTGCAAG GACGGGACGCGTTTGTCGGACGGCACGCCGTTCCAAGACGCCGTCCGTGCGGCGGGCAGGTCCTCGCAGGTCCTGGCAGTGGGCATCAACTGTTGTCCTCCAGAGTGGGTGGAGCCTCTGCTGAAGTCGGTCGTGGCCCTGAGGAGCCCTGATAGGAGATGGGTGGTGTACCCCAACAGCGGAGAGGAGTGGGACACCCGACGGGG GTGGCAAACATCAGGGAAAACGTCAGCGACGATGCCAGCTCTAAGTGACACGTGGATCAAGCAAGGGGCGGCTTTAATCG GGGGTTGCTGCCGCGTTGCTCCACATCAAATCGGCGAGCTGAGACGCCACTTACAAGGACGTCGCCCAACGGAGGAAGCGTGA
- the nme7 gene encoding nucleoside diphosphate kinase 7 isoform X1 — MEEKDRFAFLADWYDPTAALLRRYQLFYYPHDSSVEMFDVKNQRIFLRRTKYGDLRPGDLFVGGRVNVFSRQLNIVDYGDKYTATKLGSKKERTLALLKPDGVNKVGDVLEMANQANLMVTNAKMTHLTWSQAADFYVEHQSKPFFNSLVQQVCSGPVVALELVGDEAVSVWRNLLGHSDAAAAAAAAAAAHKEAPQSARGQLGSDLAHGSDSLSAAARELEFFFPTTICHGPVNTALYSQCTCCIIKPHAVSQGLAGKIVNSIAAGGFHISALQMFNVDRANAEEFYEVYKGVVTEYADMVTELSLGPSMVLELHGADVAKTFRDFCGPADPDIARHLRPSTLRAIYGSDKVKNAVHCTDLAEDAILEVQYFFKILDG, encoded by the exons ATG gaGGAGAAGGACCGCTTTGCCTTCCTGGCCGATTGGTACGACCCGACGGCGGCTCTCCTGCGGCGCTACCAACTCTTTTACTACCCCCATGACAGCTCCGTGGAGATG TTTGACGTAAAGAACCAGCGCATCTTCCTGCGGCGGACCAAATACGGCGACCTGCGCCCGGGCGATCTGTTTGTGGGCGGCCGTGTCAACGTCTTCTCGCGGCAGCTCAACATCGTTGACTACGGCGACAAATACACGGCCACCAAGCTGGGCAGCAAAAAAGAACG AACCCTCGCGCTGCTCAAGCCGGACGGCGTGAACAAGGTCGGCGATGTCCTGGAAATGGCCAACCAGGCCAACCTGATGGTCACCAACGCCAAGATGACGCACTTGACATG GAGCCAAGCGGCAGACTTTTATGTGGAGCATCAGTCGAAGCCCTTCTTCAA TTCCTTGGTGCAGCAGGTGTGCTCTGGTCCCGTGGTGGCCTTGGAGCTGGTGGGCGACGAGGCCGTGTCCGTCTGGAGGAACCTCCTGGGGCATTCggacgcggcggcggcggcggcggcggcggcggcggcgcacaAGGAGGCGCCGCAGAGCGCCAGGGGGCAGCTGGGAAGCGACCTGGCGCACGGCTCCGACTCGCTTAGCGCCGCAGCTAGG GAGCTGGAGTTCTTCTTCCCGACCACAATCTGCCACGGCCCCGTCAACACGGCCCTCTATTCGCAGTGCACGTGTTGCATCATCAAACCTCACGCTGTCTCCCAAG GCCTGGCCGGGAAGATCGTCAACTCCATCGCCGCGGGCGGGTTTCACATCTCGGCGCTGCAAATG TTCAACGTGGACCGAGCCAACGCCGAGGAGTTCTACGAAGTCTACAAAGGCGTCGTGACGGAATACGCG GACATGGTGACGGAGCTGTCTTTGGGACCCAGCATGGTCCTGGAGCTCCACGGCGCCGACGTAGCCAAGACCTTCCGCGACTTCTGCGGGCCCGCCGATCCG GACATCGCTCGCCACCTCCGTCCGTCCACGCTGCGAGCCATCTACGGCAGCGACAAAGTCAAGAACGCCGTCCACTGCACAGACCTCGCGGAAGACGCCATCCTGGAG
- the nme7 gene encoding nucleoside diphosphate kinase 7 isoform X2: MEEKDRFAFLADWYDPTAALLRRYQLFYYPHDSSVEMFDVKNQRIFLRRTKYGDLRPGDLFVGGRVNVFSRQLNIVDYGDKYTATKLGSKKERTLALLKPDGVNKVGDVLEMANQANLMVTNAKMTHLTCSLVQQVCSGPVVALELVGDEAVSVWRNLLGHSDAAAAAAAAAAAHKEAPQSARGQLGSDLAHGSDSLSAAARELEFFFPTTICHGPVNTALYSQCTCCIIKPHAVSQGLAGKIVNSIAAGGFHISALQMFNVDRANAEEFYEVYKGVVTEYADMVTELSLGPSMVLELHGADVAKTFRDFCGPADPDIARHLRPSTLRAIYGSDKVKNAVHCTDLAEDAILEVQYFFKILDG; the protein is encoded by the exons ATG gaGGAGAAGGACCGCTTTGCCTTCCTGGCCGATTGGTACGACCCGACGGCGGCTCTCCTGCGGCGCTACCAACTCTTTTACTACCCCCATGACAGCTCCGTGGAGATG TTTGACGTAAAGAACCAGCGCATCTTCCTGCGGCGGACCAAATACGGCGACCTGCGCCCGGGCGATCTGTTTGTGGGCGGCCGTGTCAACGTCTTCTCGCGGCAGCTCAACATCGTTGACTACGGCGACAAATACACGGCCACCAAGCTGGGCAGCAAAAAAGAACG AACCCTCGCGCTGCTCAAGCCGGACGGCGTGAACAAGGTCGGCGATGTCCTGGAAATGGCCAACCAGGCCAACCTGATGGTCACCAACGCCAAGATGACGCACTTGACATG TTCCTTGGTGCAGCAGGTGTGCTCTGGTCCCGTGGTGGCCTTGGAGCTGGTGGGCGACGAGGCCGTGTCCGTCTGGAGGAACCTCCTGGGGCATTCggacgcggcggcggcggcggcggcggcggcggcggcgcacaAGGAGGCGCCGCAGAGCGCCAGGGGGCAGCTGGGAAGCGACCTGGCGCACGGCTCCGACTCGCTTAGCGCCGCAGCTAGG GAGCTGGAGTTCTTCTTCCCGACCACAATCTGCCACGGCCCCGTCAACACGGCCCTCTATTCGCAGTGCACGTGTTGCATCATCAAACCTCACGCTGTCTCCCAAG GCCTGGCCGGGAAGATCGTCAACTCCATCGCCGCGGGCGGGTTTCACATCTCGGCGCTGCAAATG TTCAACGTGGACCGAGCCAACGCCGAGGAGTTCTACGAAGTCTACAAAGGCGTCGTGACGGAATACGCG GACATGGTGACGGAGCTGTCTTTGGGACCCAGCATGGTCCTGGAGCTCCACGGCGCCGACGTAGCCAAGACCTTCCGCGACTTCTGCGGGCCCGCCGATCCG GACATCGCTCGCCACCTCCGTCCGTCCACGCTGCGAGCCATCTACGGCAGCGACAAAGTCAAGAACGCCGTCCACTGCACAGACCTCGCGGAAGACGCCATCCTGGAG